The Cataglyphis hispanica isolate Lineage 1 chromosome 26, ULB_Chis1_1.0, whole genome shotgun sequence DNA window catttattttaaccaCGATAACtcattcgaaaattatttaaaataataaacttaaaagGTGCGAGGTTATCGCAGCAAATGTATTTCGAAGAGTCACACATATTgcgtgtaataatattaaggataaattatgtaataattgtcacataattatctaatatttttgtgattattataatttaattttgaagaaataaatatacatttttttatttcatacagAAAGAaccataatattatttataattttttaaatttagcctggattttaatgtacatatgAATAATGTACATAAGAATTgagcatatttaataaatttaaatatatatatgaaactttaaaaattttttatgctttaatatatttattgctgaTATTtgtttagtataatttttgataattttctgttttaattttagatgtcCTTCCGCTAGAAAAAAGTttagtattgaaaaaaaagagaatttctggcaatttaaattttcaagagaaaataaagaaaggtttagaatgtattaaaattatacaatattatacaatattgtcCGATGATGAAACTTCATGGTCAGataaagaagaagaatttaaatattttctacattttacaGTTAaagattctataatttattttttcgtttcgGATGAGTGCCGTAGGATTGCAAAGTTACCaaggtaatatttaataaattaaattgctaaTAGCATTATAAAccaatataagtattatatagttattgtgtaatttttttttaggcaaccttttaatttatcatttgaatataattttcattcaatttgCCATTCCCTGAAACAATATCGACTTATTTAcaagctattaaaaaaatatctattaatgcCACGAGAAAAGTGGCTTGTAGaacaattgtatattattattgcccaatatttttatccacgAGTATCTTATTCGGTTGTGAAAACATGGCTAGATGAAGTTGCACAAGAAGTATTACGCAgccttaaaattaaacatccaaatcatttaatattttctctgtctccagcaaaattttgtttttggaGAGATAACAATATCGACGATAATTTCTGGGATGTAAGAGAAGCAAAGCAAATAATGTGTATTcttgatgaatatatattttctgaagaAATGAAGAGacaattatttgaattgtTGATATTGTTAGACTTAGAAGCCTTGCATTATCTtgtaagttattttaaattatattaaattataataacactTTGTTACGTGTTGCTTGAGGACAACTACGTTTTTCATatcttataaatgtttaatataatttttctaatatcatTTACGACATGCATATAGgattcaacatatttttatacatatcaattaattattatatatcacagCGTAGCCAGAAGGCTTGGTATACTCTGTGTTCCAGAAGTAATAATGAATGAGAATTTTGTTATTGAACTCCGTGGGCTCAAATGGAAACCAAAATagtaagtataattttaatttcagagTGTTCTCAATCTTTctagtttttgtttttatatactttaatatatgcatacatatataatatatattgttcattatattatacattatagttgcttgcaatttttttaacttttgttataaattaataaaataaattattataaaaatttaaagatatttaatatttaacaaaaagctACTACACagtcacacatatatataaatagacaataaaaattctttttctcaatcaaaaatcaatcatttgaaaagttttaaaaaagagacaatattattttattaaaattgatttcataatttattttacatgactacatttacatatttaaataaatttattaaaattctatagttgtaaatatatttgataatttattttgatatgttatgatatacaatttattcatttatattattatataaattatatatacatatattttttttgaagaatttatcctaataaattttaaatgtaaaaatagaatgcattaatgtaaataaaaaaattgcaactgtatatgtatattaaaataaatattacatgtttCGCATACAATGTTACGTTTATCTAAAAATGTGatcattatttgtttttattatttttttagaaaaatttaatatatgttttaataaaatggaatctacatttcataaattctattttgctgatgaaaattgttattattttcttttattacactATGTTAATAATCTTATGACGAAATCACTTTATATAGACaagaatgcaatttatttttaaaaattatatattatatattaataaaatatataatttttaaaaattattaaacatttttattgttttataaaaaagaaattttactattaaattgtcataatttttaaagaagcaaTTACTCATTTGAGATAGATTTACGGATTTTTGCACAACATTTTTAAT harbors:
- the LOC126858559 gene encoding LOW QUALITY PROTEIN: uncharacterized protein LOC126858559 (The sequence of the model RefSeq protein was modified relative to this genomic sequence to represent the inferred CDS: inserted 2 bases in 1 codon), whose translation is MATITCLSDEIIIIILQDENISVKDIVSFSSKCKKFWPIVQYNSLWKTKFYQRCPSARKKFSIEKKENFWXNLNFQEKIKKGLECIKIIQYYTILSDDETSWSDKEEEFKYFLHFTVKDSIIYFFVSDECRRIAKLPRYNFHSICHSLKQYRLIYKLLKKYLLMPREKWLVEQLYIIIAQYFYPRVSYSVVKTWLDEVAQEVLRSLKIKHPNHLIFSLSPAKFCFWRDNNIDDNFWDVREAKQIMCILDEYIFSEEMKRQLFELLILLDLEALHYLRSQKAWYTLCSRSNNE